A single Desulfatibacillum aliphaticivorans DSM 15576 DNA region contains:
- a CDS encoding ribonuclease Z codes for MRAAIRPRLVNPDPFDDPGLFIHFAFVKRAILFDLGDLHALSPKDILKITHVFVSHTHVDHFIGFDHLLRICLGRDKIIHMFGPEGIIANTAGKLQGYSWNLLDNYESEFGFRVTEVHEDRLETCNFTTLGEFKPTPREVVRNHGGVLLTEPDFTVEAKILDHGMPCLGFALNERFHVNILKARLEELGMDVGPWLREFKQSLYASKDWSEPFTVPVPEGKDKSFTLAELAEAVTLITPGQKIAYITDVAGHADNQKKILALAENADQLFIEASFADEDAEHAVARNHLTAGQAGELAKTAKARQMINFHISPRYQEEPELILEQARQAFETQGE; via the coding sequence ATGAGAGCGGCGATTCGCCCCCGGCTCGTCAATCCCGATCCTTTTGACGATCCCGGCCTTTTTATTCATTTTGCGTTTGTCAAACGCGCCATTCTATTTGACCTGGGCGACCTGCACGCTCTATCCCCCAAAGACATCCTAAAAATCACCCATGTTTTTGTGAGCCACACCCACGTGGATCACTTTATCGGGTTTGATCACCTATTGCGCATTTGCCTGGGGCGGGACAAAATCATTCACATGTTCGGCCCCGAAGGAATCATCGCAAACACCGCCGGAAAGCTCCAGGGTTATAGCTGGAACCTGCTGGATAATTACGAAAGCGAGTTTGGATTCCGGGTCACGGAAGTCCATGAAGACCGTCTGGAAACCTGCAATTTTACAACCTTGGGGGAGTTCAAGCCCACGCCCAGGGAAGTCGTGCGGAACCATGGAGGCGTTCTTTTAACGGAGCCGGACTTTACCGTGGAAGCAAAAATTCTGGATCACGGCATGCCCTGCCTTGGATTCGCCCTGAACGAAAGGTTTCATGTAAACATCCTGAAAGCCAGGCTGGAGGAATTGGGCATGGATGTGGGGCCCTGGCTGAGAGAGTTCAAGCAATCCCTGTATGCATCCAAGGACTGGTCCGAACCGTTCACCGTCCCCGTGCCCGAGGGGAAGGACAAGTCCTTCACCTTGGCGGAACTGGCTGAGGCCGTTACGCTCATAACTCCGGGCCAGAAAATTGCGTATATTACGGATGTCGCGGGCCACGCGGATAATCAGAAAAAAATCCTGGCCCTGGCTGAAAATGCGGACCAACTGTTTATCGAGGCGTCGTTCGCCGACGAAGATGCAGAGCATGCCGTCGCCAGAAACCACCTGACGGCCGGACAGGCCGGTGAGTTGGCGAAAACGGCCAAGGCCCGTCAGATGATCAACTTCCATATTTCGCCCAGATATCAGGAAGAGCCGGAGTTGATCCTTGAACAGGCTCGACAGGCTTTCGAAACCCAAGGGGAGTAG
- a CDS encoding hybrid sensor histidine kinase/response regulator, whose amino-acid sequence MLKIPFLRNVFFASLLAAILVPCVVIVFIYPKFQGVLIQLVEDEAVRFTKHWAGWFDDVRGDLAPEMITGEILKETSILQKDLGARKVRVFSKWGDIIYSSDLKEVGGRNTHDYFHEIVAQGDAYTKLVKKNEKSAEGKTVSAHVAEIYVPIMRNGQFWGALETYYDITKARDTLNSLIRGSALILIIVVFCMEGMIILLLLRAGRMVTSLTDTEKKLRYEKEFSEAVFNSISDPIAVVDPLTYEVINANEAAYQQFGEFLGPSRAAKCFEFTHNSSKPCSGANHTCPMVRTYQTGLPAYDEHIHYKPNGDISYEDVFTYPIKNEAGEVERIVHISRENRERKAAREEKMRLEAQLDRSRKMEAIGLLAGGVAHDLNNVLSGIVSYPDLLMLDCPEEDKTMRDSLAIIRDSGLRASAIVMDLLTLARRGVMEMEALNLNAVIQDYLNSPEYNKLHAYHPRLKVRFTPDPDLHNIKGSEVHLRKSVMNLVSNAAESMPNGGDVHISTMNSRMEESAAKDKGIEPGDYALLIVADDGIGMNEVELTRIFEPFYTKKKMGRSGAGLGMAVVWGAVQDHKGHIDVSSSPQKGTTFFLRFPATEDPIAEEPDDPAWEECLGNNQSILVVEDVPQQQVLAKRVLEKLGYQVRLAESGPEALVILDSTPMDLVMVDTVLGTDMDGLDLLEKIKNMLPHQKAIITSGYFEAEVMEKARNLGVMQYVKKPYTTKNLGMAIRMEFDKKD is encoded by the coding sequence ATGCTGAAAATACCTTTTTTACGGAATGTCTTTTTCGCCTCCCTGTTGGCAGCCATTTTGGTCCCATGCGTCGTTATAGTCTTCATTTACCCCAAATTTCAGGGCGTGCTGATTCAGTTGGTGGAGGACGAAGCGGTTCGTTTTACCAAGCACTGGGCGGGATGGTTCGATGATGTGCGCGGGGATCTTGCTCCGGAAATGATAACGGGTGAAATACTTAAAGAAACCAGTATTTTGCAAAAAGATTTGGGCGCCCGGAAAGTCCGGGTGTTTTCCAAATGGGGAGACATCATCTACTCGTCCGACCTAAAAGAGGTGGGAGGCCGCAACACCCATGACTATTTTCATGAGATTGTGGCGCAGGGAGACGCCTACACTAAGCTGGTGAAGAAAAACGAAAAATCCGCGGAGGGCAAGACCGTCTCCGCCCATGTGGCGGAAATCTATGTGCCGATTATGCGCAACGGACAATTCTGGGGCGCGCTGGAAACCTATTACGACATCACCAAGGCCCGGGACACTCTGAACAGCCTCATCAGAGGGTCCGCCCTTATATTGATCATAGTGGTTTTTTGCATGGAGGGCATGATTATCCTTTTATTGCTAAGGGCCGGTCGGATGGTTACCTCCCTAACGGATACAGAGAAGAAACTCCGCTATGAAAAGGAGTTCAGCGAGGCGGTTTTTAACAGCATATCCGATCCCATCGCCGTGGTGGACCCGTTGACTTACGAAGTCATCAACGCCAATGAAGCCGCCTATCAGCAGTTCGGCGAATTCCTGGGGCCCTCCCGCGCCGCAAAATGCTTCGAGTTTACGCACAACAGCAGCAAACCTTGCTCCGGCGCCAATCACACATGCCCCATGGTTCGAACCTACCAGACCGGCCTGCCTGCTTACGACGAACACATTCATTATAAGCCCAACGGGGATATCAGCTATGAAGACGTGTTCACCTATCCCATCAAAAACGAAGCGGGCGAGGTGGAGCGAATCGTCCATATTTCAAGGGAAAACCGGGAACGCAAGGCGGCGCGAGAAGAAAAAATGCGTCTGGAAGCGCAGTTGGACCGGTCCCGGAAAATGGAGGCCATCGGCCTTCTGGCCGGGGGCGTGGCCCATGACCTGAATAACGTCCTGTCAGGAATAGTCAGCTATCCGGATCTGCTTATGCTCGACTGCCCTGAAGAAGACAAAACCATGCGGGACTCATTGGCAATCATACGGGACTCCGGCCTGAGAGCCTCGGCCATTGTCATGGACCTCCTAACCCTGGCTCGCCGCGGCGTGATGGAAATGGAGGCGCTCAACCTCAATGCGGTCATTCAGGATTATCTGAATTCCCCGGAGTACAACAAGCTCCATGCCTACCACCCCAGGTTGAAGGTGCGTTTTACTCCCGATCCGGACCTGCACAATATCAAAGGATCGGAAGTGCATTTGCGCAAAAGCGTGATGAATTTGGTCTCCAATGCGGCGGAATCCATGCCCAACGGAGGGGATGTCCATATCTCCACAATGAATAGCCGGATGGAGGAAAGCGCCGCCAAAGACAAAGGGATTGAACCCGGCGATTATGCTTTACTAATTGTCGCCGACGACGGAATCGGAATGAACGAGGTGGAACTCACCCGCATTTTCGAGCCGTTTTATACGAAAAAGAAGATGGGCAGAAGCGGCGCCGGCCTGGGCATGGCCGTGGTGTGGGGGGCGGTTCAGGATCACAAAGGCCATATTGATGTTTCCAGCTCCCCCCAAAAAGGGACCACATTTTTTCTCCGATTTCCGGCCACTGAAGATCCCATAGCTGAAGAGCCTGATGACCCGGCATGGGAGGAGTGTCTGGGCAATAACCAAAGCATCCTGGTTGTAGAGGACGTCCCGCAACAACAGGTTCTTGCGAAAAGAGTTCTGGAAAAGTTGGGATATCAGGTCCGGCTGGCGGAAAGCGGACCCGAAGCCCTGGTTATTCTCGACAGTACTCCAATGGACCTGGTCATGGTGGACACGGTTCTGGGAACCGACATGGACGGGCTGGATCTGTTGGAGAAAATCAAAAACATGCTCCCGCACCAGAAAGCCATCATTACAAGCGGATATTTTGAGGCGGAAGTGATGGAAAAAGCCAGAAATCTCGGGGTCATGCAATACGTGAAAAAGCCCTACACCACCAAGAACCTTGGCATGGCCATCCGGATGGAATTTGATAAAAAAGACTGA
- a CDS encoding acetate--CoA ligase family protein: protein MEIRKEELPVVLNINFQEIDRLFGQASQEGRNYLFEYEAYDLIRNIGAETPPKTHLIVKGVVPSDEELTALPGDKVVLKIVSPYILHKTEVSGVKVVDKDPSKIRSAWRRMLYEVPENYAVMIERNPNHCPDGYKGLEGDALRQAVSRDIKGVLMVQFMPPDSEAFGNEMIVGIRNTREFGMVISAGLGGTDTELYAERFRKGQAIVAASTVMTGGMAFFELFKQTISYKKLAGLTRGQRRIVTDEQLIECFAALIELANRYSPTNPDAPFVIEELEYNPFAFSDYLMVPLDGLAKFSSPGAQPAGRPISQISGLLKPESIGIVGVSTTRVNFGRIILDNVLLAGFPKEKVFILRPGMDSFEGVACIPDLSSLESPLDLLVVAVPSAKVPDVVEEVLTHNAARSVILIPGGMGETEESKDRAAAIMDRIGQSRRDGNAGPVFLGANSVGVLSHPGAFDTLFIPEEKAPKQRGKRPRNAAFISQSGAFMMTRLSCRPELDPAYLISIGNQNDLTIGDVMTYLTEDPEIQVIGVYAEGFKDLDGLSFSKAVRKAVLAGKDVIFYKAGRTPEGKTATSGHTASLAGDYMVCESCVRQSGGMVAQNIAQFEDLFLLAQRLHSKPVGGNRLALLSSAGFEAVAMADSLQSDDYRMKLADFSPSAKESLDAILAANKLSGLVEAKNPFDATPAGDDALHVAALEVFDKDPNVDATVLSICPVSPGLATLPLDPEDPRSFSAPNSIAVLLPKIAGNLTKPLVAIADAGHDYAAYVKIFMEHQIAVIPSADRAVSALGLYIQNRLYAESIRENVLLKSE from the coding sequence ATGGAAATCAGAAAAGAGGAACTGCCGGTCGTCTTAAACATTAACTTCCAGGAAATTGACAGACTCTTTGGACAGGCTTCCCAGGAAGGCCGCAATTACCTGTTTGAATATGAAGCCTACGACCTGATTCGCAACATCGGGGCGGAAACCCCTCCCAAAACCCATCTGATCGTCAAAGGCGTGGTCCCCTCGGACGAGGAGTTGACGGCCCTGCCCGGAGACAAGGTGGTCCTCAAGATCGTTTCTCCGTATATATTGCACAAAACGGAAGTGAGCGGCGTTAAAGTGGTGGACAAAGACCCCTCCAAAATCCGCTCCGCGTGGCGGCGCATGCTGTACGAAGTGCCGGAAAATTATGCGGTCATGATCGAGCGCAACCCCAACCACTGCCCGGACGGATACAAAGGCCTGGAAGGCGACGCCCTGCGCCAGGCGGTCAGCCGGGATATCAAGGGCGTATTGATGGTGCAATTCATGCCGCCAGACTCCGAGGCCTTCGGCAACGAGATGATCGTGGGCATTCGCAACACCCGGGAGTTCGGCATGGTCATCAGCGCCGGCCTGGGCGGCACGGACACCGAGCTTTACGCCGAGCGCTTCCGCAAGGGCCAGGCCATTGTGGCCGCCTCCACGGTCATGACCGGCGGCATGGCCTTTTTCGAGCTTTTCAAGCAGACCATTTCGTACAAGAAGCTGGCCGGCCTCACCAGGGGCCAGAGGCGCATTGTCACGGACGAGCAGTTGATCGAGTGCTTTGCGGCCCTGATTGAACTGGCCAACCGGTACTCCCCCACAAACCCGGACGCTCCCTTTGTCATAGAAGAGCTGGAATACAACCCCTTCGCCTTCAGCGACTATCTTATGGTGCCCCTGGACGGCCTGGCCAAGTTTTCTTCGCCGGGGGCTCAGCCCGCGGGCAGGCCCATCAGCCAGATTTCCGGCCTGCTTAAGCCCGAAAGCATCGGCATTGTGGGGGTTTCCACCACCCGGGTGAATTTTGGGCGCATCATCCTGGACAACGTGCTCCTGGCCGGCTTCCCCAAGGAAAAGGTTTTCATCCTCAGGCCGGGCATGGATTCTTTTGAAGGAGTGGCCTGCATACCGGACCTTTCATCCCTGGAATCCCCCCTGGACCTGCTGGTGGTGGCCGTGCCCTCCGCCAAGGTTCCCGACGTGGTGGAGGAGGTGCTCACACACAATGCGGCGCGGTCGGTCATTCTCATTCCCGGAGGCATGGGCGAGACGGAAGAGAGCAAGGACCGGGCCGCCGCCATCATGGACCGCATCGGCCAATCCCGGCGGGACGGAAACGCGGGGCCTGTATTTTTGGGCGCCAACAGCGTGGGCGTCTTAAGCCACCCCGGCGCCTTTGACACCCTGTTCATCCCCGAGGAAAAGGCGCCCAAGCAAAGAGGCAAGCGGCCCCGCAACGCCGCCTTTATCTCCCAAAGCGGCGCCTTTATGATGACCCGCCTAAGCTGCCGGCCGGAACTGGACCCTGCCTACTTGATTTCCATCGGCAACCAGAACGACTTGACCATAGGCGACGTCATGACCTACCTGACGGAAGATCCGGAAATCCAGGTCATCGGCGTGTACGCGGAAGGCTTCAAGGACCTGGACGGCCTGTCCTTCAGCAAGGCCGTGCGTAAGGCGGTCCTGGCCGGCAAGGACGTAATTTTTTACAAGGCCGGGCGCACTCCCGAAGGCAAGACAGCCACCTCGGGCCATACCGCCAGCCTGGCTGGCGATTACATGGTCTGCGAATCCTGCGTGCGTCAGTCCGGCGGCATGGTGGCCCAGAACATCGCCCAGTTTGAAGATCTTTTTCTGCTGGCCCAGCGTTTGCACTCCAAGCCCGTGGGCGGCAATCGCCTGGCTCTTCTCAGTTCCGCAGGCTTCGAGGCTGTGGCCATGGCCGACAGCCTCCAGTCCGACGATTACCGCATGAAGCTGGCGGATTTTTCGCCTTCCGCCAAGGAAAGCCTGGACGCTATTTTGGCCGCCAATAAATTGTCGGGCCTGGTGGAAGCCAAGAACCCCTTCGACGCCACCCCGGCCGGGGACGACGCCCTGCACGTGGCCGCCTTGGAGGTTTTTGATAAAGATCCCAACGTGGACGCCACGGTTCTGAGCATCTGCCCTGTGTCCCCCGGTCTGGCGACCCTTCCCCTGGACCCGGAAGACCCCCGCAGCTTTTCCGCGCCTAACAGCATCGCCGTGCTGCTGCCCAAGATCGCCGGAAACCTGACCAAACCCCTGGTGGCCATAGCCGATGCAGGCCATGACTACGCGGCTTACGTAAAAATTTTTATGGAGCATCAAATCGCGGTCATTCCTTCGGCGGACCGGGCGGTTTCGGCATTGGGCCTGTACATCCAGAACCGGCTTTACGCTGAAAGCATCCGGGAGAACGTCCTTCTTAAGTCGGAATAA
- a CDS encoding universal stress protein produces the protein MNEHPKRILLALDGSEQSYNAVEYAAEILAPGAAFFVLFHVLPTIPDIYYDLDAYAGGRAWIHTSHAWFIGQKKQMEDFMKTARAALVRAGHPEENITVNIQDKKVGIARDIAYEVQSGYDAVVLGRTGVSRIKDIVLGSVANKLLGRVSGTSVWFIGGKPNPGKILIAVDPSEGAQRAAEAAVSMGRGSEAEYILLHVQRGLMGYSPVMVEARMTVENEELQKKLREHQREQLGFLDHLKARVIAEGAPPDKVRTHFISDVYSRAEAIVDYAVKNDIGTIVVGRRGLSRVQEFFMGRVGYKVMQLANKSAVWVVA, from the coding sequence ATGAACGAGCATCCCAAGAGAATTTTACTGGCCCTGGATGGGTCCGAACAATCCTACAACGCGGTGGAGTACGCGGCTGAAATTCTGGCGCCGGGCGCCGCCTTTTTCGTCCTTTTCCATGTCTTGCCCACCATCCCGGATATTTACTACGACCTGGACGCCTACGCCGGGGGCCGGGCGTGGATTCACACCAGCCACGCTTGGTTCATCGGCCAGAAAAAGCAGATGGAGGACTTTATGAAAACCGCCAGGGCCGCCTTGGTCCGGGCGGGCCATCCGGAAGAAAATATCACGGTGAACATCCAGGATAAAAAAGTCGGCATCGCCCGTGACATCGCCTACGAGGTGCAATCGGGCTACGACGCCGTGGTTTTGGGCCGGACGGGCGTCAGCCGGATCAAAGACATTGTTCTGGGCAGCGTGGCCAACAAGCTGCTGGGACGCGTTTCAGGGACGTCGGTCTGGTTTATCGGCGGCAAGCCCAATCCTGGAAAGATTCTGATTGCCGTGGATCCCTCGGAAGGCGCGCAGCGCGCTGCGGAGGCGGCCGTGTCCATGGGCCGGGGAAGCGAAGCCGAGTACATTCTGCTTCATGTGCAGCGAGGGCTCATGGGCTATTCTCCGGTCATGGTGGAGGCTCGCATGACTGTGGAAAACGAGGAATTGCAGAAAAAGCTCCGGGAGCATCAGCGGGAGCAACTCGGTTTCCTGGACCACCTCAAGGCGCGGGTAATCGCCGAAGGCGCCCCCCCGGACAAAGTCCGCACCCACTTTATTTCCGATGTTTACAGCCGCGCCGAGGCCATCGTGGATTATGCCGTGAAGAACGACATTGGAACCATTGTGGTGGGACGCCGGGGCTTGTCCAGGGTTCAGGAGTTTTTCATGGGCCGGGTAGGGTACAAGGTCATGCAGCTCGCCAACAAATCGGCCGTCTGGGTGGTCGCCTGA
- the recJ gene encoding single-stranded-DNA-specific exonuclease RecJ: MNRRWKLCEPNLEAVEALSKYLGCHKAIAGAMVNRGIREPGAAERYLGPSLADLPSPFTLKDMDKAIARIIHAIQARENILVFGDYDADGVCSTALLTEFLLEAGARVFFHVPHRTQEGYGFSSQHIRNPVLSKKIQLVITVDNGISSHEAIEEAGQAGVDVIVTDHHTPSETPPPALAVIDPKLPGCPSGLDHLAGVGVAFYLCIGLRMAMREQGLWPEGKEPNLKHKCDLVALGTIADMVPLIGENRILTRAGLEIMGAAARPGVKALLDVSAVDNSTVSAHDLAFRAAPRLNAPGRVDHANKAVELLLEKSNSRARQLAWEIDALNRKRQRMSEDLYHSALSLLKSDHDLKGKRSLVMAHSGWHPGVIGIAAAKLVREFNCPVVLISMDKRTGKGSARSIPGVDLYQALQACESQLIAFGGHAQAAGLTIDDKSIETFRGMFDSQVLEKSTERDFERVLTIDYSVNPMEIGPDFANQIESMAPFGIANPEPVFISTEVGIKQGPTVGRGHRRMVFHSGEGNTKPLQAIWFNARDQLVPSIAGAVAYRVQWNRWKDRQTVQAIIEGIREG, translated from the coding sequence ATGAACAGACGTTGGAAATTGTGCGAGCCGAATCTGGAAGCTGTGGAAGCCTTGTCCAAGTATCTGGGATGCCACAAAGCCATCGCCGGGGCTATGGTCAACCGCGGCATCCGGGAGCCCGGCGCGGCGGAACGCTATCTGGGTCCGTCTCTGGCGGATCTGCCGTCCCCGTTCACGCTGAAAGACATGGATAAGGCGATCGCACGAATCATTCACGCCATCCAGGCCCGGGAGAACATCCTGGTGTTTGGAGATTACGACGCAGACGGGGTTTGCAGCACCGCGTTGCTTACCGAATTTCTGCTGGAAGCGGGGGCGAGGGTGTTTTTCCACGTACCCCATCGCACTCAGGAAGGCTACGGATTTTCCTCGCAGCATATCCGCAATCCGGTGTTATCCAAAAAAATCCAGCTTGTCATAACAGTCGATAACGGCATCAGCAGTCACGAAGCCATTGAAGAGGCCGGGCAGGCGGGCGTGGACGTCATTGTCACCGACCATCACACGCCTTCGGAAACGCCGCCTCCCGCCCTGGCCGTCATCGACCCTAAACTTCCGGGGTGCCCGTCAGGCCTGGACCACCTTGCCGGGGTGGGCGTGGCCTTTTATTTGTGCATCGGCCTGAGAATGGCCATGCGAGAGCAGGGATTATGGCCGGAAGGCAAGGAGCCCAACCTCAAGCATAAATGCGACCTGGTCGCCCTGGGCACGATAGCGGACATGGTTCCGCTGATAGGCGAAAATCGCATTCTGACCCGGGCGGGCCTGGAAATCATGGGAGCGGCGGCGAGACCTGGGGTCAAAGCCTTGCTGGACGTATCCGCCGTGGACAACTCCACAGTCTCGGCTCATGATCTCGCTTTTCGGGCGGCGCCCCGCCTTAACGCTCCGGGAAGAGTGGATCACGCCAACAAGGCCGTGGAGCTTCTTCTTGAAAAAAGCAATTCAAGAGCCCGGCAGCTTGCCTGGGAAATCGATGCGCTGAACCGCAAACGGCAGCGCATGTCCGAGGATTTGTACCACTCGGCGCTTTCCCTGCTCAAATCGGATCATGACCTGAAGGGGAAACGCTCCCTGGTCATGGCTCATTCAGGCTGGCATCCGGGCGTCATAGGCATAGCTGCAGCCAAGCTGGTTCGGGAATTCAATTGCCCTGTGGTTTTAATCAGCATGGACAAACGCACGGGAAAAGGGTCCGCCAGAAGCATTCCGGGGGTGGATCTTTACCAGGCTTTGCAGGCGTGTGAATCCCAGTTGATCGCCTTTGGAGGCCACGCCCAGGCTGCGGGGTTGACCATTGACGATAAAAGCATCGAAACTTTTCGCGGCATGTTCGACAGCCAGGTTTTGGAAAAAAGCACGGAGCGGGATTTCGAACGCGTACTGACCATAGACTATTCCGTGAATCCCATGGAAATCGGGCCTGATTTCGCTAATCAAATAGAAAGCATGGCGCCCTTTGGCATTGCCAATCCTGAACCGGTCTTCATTTCCACCGAGGTTGGAATCAAGCAAGGCCCGACAGTCGGCAGGGGGCACCGGAGAATGGTTTTTCACAGCGGAGAAGGCAACACCAAGCCCTTGCAGGCGATCTGGTTTAATGCACGGGATCAGCTTGTGCCATCCATCGCCGGCGCCGTGGCTTACAGGGTGCAATGGAACAGGTGGAAGGACAGGCAAACGGTTCAGGCCATCATCGAGGGAATTCGGGAAGGATAG
- the lnt gene encoding apolipoprotein N-acyltransferase, translated as MAAPIITAFLYSLSFPFFSLWPLGFAALIPFLCVLAKNPPVWKRAALGFVLGAGLVLGTAHWLFYALIHEFEKPWTTAVLFVCGFAVLPYGLLYSCFSVVFGYLKKRSLYFFCLVFPSLWVLTELLKQIVPIMIPWADLGYAALGGGYYVQVADLCGGVGISFLLAMVNGTAAYLAMDFSERNEQSLTLWLAKNKAAIAVLVLALGGPVLYGMARTAQIETFNKDRAVEAALVQASFSQKERWSGLGFINRVRTYVKLSSFENAASPFVAVWPETVLNSSGMVNDDFFREVIQSIGPDALLISGGLRKAPDGHGTFNSAFFISGRGRVSAYDKHILLPYSENTPMGKDVLGDYYTAPSQFVPGVSPLAMDTPMGKMGASICFEILYPGHVRSSVREGAQVLVNLSNDSWFNSTMPYMHLDAARMRAIENRRWLLRASNSGFCALIAPDGSIQARSELGARQTVRGDYSLSDDITPYTRFGPWILYLAGLIVAAAVFRRKRS; from the coding sequence ATGGCAGCACCTATCATTACAGCATTTCTTTATTCCTTGTCATTCCCTTTTTTTTCCCTCTGGCCGCTTGGCTTTGCGGCCCTAATTCCCTTTTTGTGCGTATTGGCGAAAAATCCCCCGGTTTGGAAAAGGGCGGCCCTGGGTTTTGTACTGGGCGCGGGGCTGGTGCTGGGAACGGCGCATTGGCTGTTTTACGCCTTGATCCACGAGTTTGAAAAACCGTGGACAACCGCGGTTTTGTTTGTCTGCGGATTCGCCGTTCTGCCTTACGGCCTATTATATAGTTGCTTCTCCGTGGTCTTTGGTTACTTAAAAAAACGGTCGCTCTATTTTTTTTGTCTGGTTTTTCCGTCCCTGTGGGTTCTGACCGAGTTATTAAAGCAAATAGTCCCAATCATGATTCCCTGGGCCGATCTGGGTTACGCCGCTTTGGGAGGCGGGTATTACGTCCAGGTCGCCGACCTGTGCGGAGGAGTTGGGATCTCCTTTTTGCTGGCCATGGTGAATGGGACGGCCGCCTATCTGGCCATGGATTTTTCTGAAAGGAATGAACAAAGTTTAACTTTATGGTTGGCGAAAAACAAGGCGGCCATAGCGGTTTTGGTTCTGGCATTGGGAGGGCCGGTTCTATACGGCATGGCGCGAACGGCTCAAATAGAAACCTTCAATAAAGACAGGGCCGTGGAGGCGGCTTTGGTTCAGGCCTCTTTTTCGCAAAAGGAGCGCTGGAGCGGCCTGGGCTTTATCAACAGGGTCAGGACCTACGTAAAGCTCTCTAGTTTTGAGAACGCCGCCTCCCCTTTTGTCGCCGTATGGCCGGAGACGGTTTTAAACTCCAGCGGCATGGTGAACGACGATTTCTTCCGGGAGGTGATTCAATCCATCGGCCCGGACGCCTTGCTGATCTCCGGAGGCTTGCGAAAAGCGCCTGACGGCCATGGAACCTTCAACTCGGCGTTTTTCATCTCGGGCCGGGGCCGGGTGAGCGCCTACGACAAGCACATCCTCCTGCCCTATTCTGAAAATACGCCCATGGGGAAGGACGTGCTGGGCGACTATTACACCGCCCCCTCCCAATTCGTCCCCGGCGTCTCGCCGCTCGCCATGGACACGCCCATGGGAAAAATGGGCGCAAGCATCTGCTTTGAAATCCTGTACCCAGGCCATGTACGGAGCTCCGTCCGGGAAGGCGCCCAGGTTTTGGTGAACCTCTCCAACGACTCGTGGTTCAACTCCACCATGCCGTACATGCACCTGGACGCCGCCCGCATGCGGGCCATTGAAAACCGGCGTTGGCTGCTGCGGGCCTCCAACAGCGGATTTTGCGCCCTCATCGCCCCGGACGGAAGCATCCAGGCCAGGTCGGAGCTTGGCGCCAGGCAGACGGTCAGGGGCGATTATTCGCTTTCCGATGACATAACGCCGTACACCCGCTTCGGCCCCTGGATCTTATATCTGGCGGGCCTGATCGTTGCGGCTGCGGTTTTCAGGCGCAAGAGATCCTGA